GAAGGTTGCTTCCCGCAACCAATGCGCCGAACGGGTCAGGGTCGGGATAAACCCACGCGGAATTTTGTGTTCCCCCTGCGCCCCCGGTTCAAATACCTGCAAACCCTGGCGGATACAATATTCAATGCCTTGGTAATAACACGCCTCAAAATGCAGGCTGTCGATGTCTTGGGTGCAGCCCCAGTGCCGCCCGTACAAGCGCGTCGCACTCGCAAACATCAAGGAACCGGCGATGCACTCGCCCTCACGGTTATCCGCCAAAATCAGGAAAACTTGTTCGCCCAACGCCGTTGCCATTTCGCGGAAAAAACCGACATTTAGGGTGGGAATACCCCACTTGCTTTCAAACGTGTGTTGGTAGAAAAACGCAAACCGTGCCCAATCCTCTGCCGTTGCGGTATTGCCATCAAGCAGTCGCAAATGAACCCCAGCATCCACCACTTTGCGACGTTCCTGCTTAATGTTTTTGCGCTTTTTCGAGGTAAGGGCAGCGAGGAAATCGTCAAAGCTCTGGTAATCCGCATTGCGCCAATGAAATTGGCAATCGTGCCGCACGGTTAGCCCTTGCTCTGCCAACCATTCCAGTTGCTCGGCAGGGGAAAACAAGCAATGAAAACTGCTGCATTGCAAGGCTTCTGCCACTTGCGCCACTGCCGAGAGTAAATAGGGAAACAGTTCCGCCTCGCGCCCGACTTGCACCAATAAGCGTTGCCCGCTGGCGGGCGTGTAGGGAATCGTGGAAACCAATTTGGGGTAATACTGCATCCCCTCGCGCTCATACGCCTGCGCCCAGGCATGATCGAACACGAATTCACCATAGGTATTGTACTTTTCGTACAAGGGCATGGCGGCAACCAAGACTTCGTGCTCGTAAACCACAATATGGCGTGGCAACCAGCCGAATTCCTTGCCCACACAGCCGTGGTGTTCCAGCGCTGCCAGAAATTCGTGGCGCAAAAACGGGTTATTGTCCTGCACCAGTGCATTCCACTGGTCGGCTGCCACTGAATCGAGGTTGGGGAGAATTTCAATTTTCATGGGGCGGATGCTACCCCGTTCAGGCGGGGCGAACAATTTCCCCGGTAATCCCGTGGCGGATTTCGGTGGGTTGCGCTTGATCGCCCAAGGGCGCATCCAAAATCGCGTCCAATTGCGCACCGAATTGCTGTTGTACTTCAGCCGCACTGCGGGCGGGGGGGTGATCACTCAAATTGGCGCTGGTGGAAATCAGTGGGTGGCCGAGTTGTTGGCACAGGGCGCGGCAAATCGGGTGGGCGCTAAGCCGCACTGCCAGCGTGTTGTGATTGCCGCGTATCAGTGGGGAAACCTCCGGGCGCACTGGCAGCAACCAGGTTACTGCCCCCGGCCATGTGGGGAGGATGCGGGCTTGCAACGTCGCATTCAGCGGTAACAGGTACGGCTCCAGTTGTGACAAGTCAGAGGCAATTAAGATTAACCCTTTATCGGCGGCGCGTTGCTTGAGGGTGAGGATGCGTTGCACGGCGGCTAGATCAGCGGGGTTGCAGCCCAGACCGAAGACGGCTTCGGTGGGGTAAGCAATCACGCCGCCGGATTGGACGGCGTGAAGGGCAACGGATAAATCGCGGGTCAACATGCGTTAGCTCGCTGATTTTTTCGGGCTAGGTGCTTTTTTGCTTGCCGTCGGTTTCTTCGCGGCGGGCTTTTTGGCAGCAGCGGCTTTTTTCGGCGCTGCTTTGGCTTTCGCCGGTTTTGCCGGAGCATCGGCGGCTGGCTGTTCTGCCGTTTCTGTTGCGGGCGCAGCGGCTGCTTTCTTCGCGCCTTTCTTGGCAGTTTTGGCTTCGGCAACGACCGCAATCAACGCTTCGCATTCTTCCAAGGTCATGCTGTCGGGTTCGCGGTCTTTGGGCAGACGTGCTTGCACTTTGACGCGCTTGATGACTTTGTTGATGTACGGCCCCCAACGCCCTTTGAGAATTTGCACCCCATTGCCGAAATCCACCAGAATTTTTTCCGCATCCTTGATTTTTTTCTCAGCAATCAGTTCCAAAGCCCGCTCCAAGGTAATGGTGTGCGGGTCGTCTTCCTTTTTCAGCGAGGCGAATTGGTCGCCGTATTTGACGTAAGCCCCAAAGCGCCCGACATTGGTGCTGATGGCTTTGCCGTCTTCGGTATCGCCTAATTGACGCGGCAGTTTGAAAAGTTCGAGGGCTTCTTCGAGTGTGACCGTATCCAGCTTCATTCCGGGACGTAACCCAGCGAAGACCAGCTTTTCCTCATCGTCTTTGGTGCCGATTTGCACCATGGGGCCAAAGCGCCCTAAACGCACCGATACGGGTCTGCCACTGGCGGGGTCAATGCCGATTTCGCGCGATTGCAACACGTCGCTGCGGTTGACGCTTTCCATTTTTTCGTCAACCAGCGTGTGGAACGGTTGCCAGAACGCATCCATCACCGGAACCCAAGCCTTTTCACCCCGCGAAATTTCATCCAGCTCATTTTCCAGATTCGCAGTGAAATCGTAATCGACGTATTGGGTGAAATGCTCCGTCAAAAACCGGATCACAATGCGCCCAATATCGGTCGGTGTGAAGCGGCGGCTTTCCAGTTCGACGTATTCACGCGCCAACAGGGTGGAAATAATGCTGGCGTAGGTCGATGGTCGCCCAATGCCGTATTCTTCTAAAACTTTTACCAAGGACGCTTCCGAATAACGCGGTGGCGGCTCGGTGAAATGTTGTTCGGCGGCAATGTCGTTGAGGGTGACGCTTTCGCCTTCTTCCAACGGTGGCAGCGGGTTTTCCTTTTCGCTGGCGCGGTCATCCAAGCCTTCTTCGTACACCAGCAAGAAACCGGCATCGCGGATGGTCGAGCCGGAGGCGCGGAAGAAACTGCCTGCGGCGGCGGTCAAATCCGCCGATACCGTATCCAACGTGGCGTAGATCATTTGGCAGGCAACCGTGCGTTTCCAGATCAATTCGTACAGCTTGAACTGTTCTTCATTGAGGTGGTTTTTGACCTGTTCCGGGGTGCGGTATGCCGAGGTCGGGCGTACTGCTTCGTGCGCTTCTTGCGCGTTTTTGGATTTGGTTTTGTAGAAATTGGGCGTTTCCGGCAATTTATCTTGTCCGTAACGTTGTTCGATCAGACCGCGCAATTCGCCGATGGCTTCGTTTGCCAACGTTACCGAGTCGGTACGCATGTAGGTAATTAAACCCACCGGCCCGCTGCCCAAGTCAATGCCTTCGTACAATTGCTGGGCAACCCGCATGGCGCGTTGGGTGGAAAACTTGAGTTTGCGTACCGCTTCCTGCTGCAAGGTCGAGGTGGTGAAAGGCGGCGCGGGGTAACGCTTGCGCTGTTTTTTGTCGACTTTGCTGACCAGCAATTTGCCGTTAGCAGCTTGCAGCAAACGCTCGCGCACTTCGGTTGCCCGCGCTTCATTGTTAATGTCGAATTGGTCGAGTTTGTGATTATCCAGCGTGTGCAAACGGGCGTTGAAGGCTTGCCCGTTTTTGGCATTTTGCGCGGTCATCGTCCAGTATTCTTGGCGGACGAAACGTTCGATTTCGTCTTCACGTTCCACAATCAGGCGCAAGGCGGGGCTTTGCACCCGCCCGGCGGACAGGCTGGGTTTTATTTTGCGCCACAGCAACGGGGAGAGGTTGAAACCGACCAGATAATCCAAGGCGCGGCGGGCTTGCTGCGCATCCACCAGATCGTAGGCAAGGTCACGCGGGTTGGCAATGGCTTCTTGCACGGCGCGTTTGGTGATTTCGTGGAAGACCACGCGCTGCACGTTTTTGCCTTTGAGTGCGCCGCGTTCGTTCAATAATTCGTATAAATGCCAAGAGATGGCTTCGCCTTCGCGATCCGGGTCAGTCGCGAGGTACAGGTTGTCGGCTTTTTTGAGCGCCCGCGCAATCGCATCGACGTGCTTTTGGTTGCGGTCGATGATTTCATAACGCATTGCGTAGCCGTTGTCGGTGTCGACAGCGCCTTCCTTGGGGATTAAATCGCGCACATGCCCGTAAGAGGCCAGCACTTCAAACCCTTGCCCCAAGTACTTTTGGATGGTTTTACCCTTCGCCGGGGATTCGACGATTACTAGATTTTCACTCATTTTTTATGCTTCCAAGCAACGCTGCCCGTGTTTCGATTAGTCACAAGGCCGCATTTTATGCTTGTAATCGCGGTGAAAGTAAAGTTTTGCAACCGTAAAAGTTGAAATTAGCCGGATAGCGAGTCAGGGGCTTTGGCTATTTTCACTGAAATTTGCGTTACTATCAGGGCTTGACCCCACTGCGGTGCGTTGGCACTAAGGATTAAATGATGAATATTTACCAAGTTTTTATTTATGGTTATTGCGCACTCATTATGACCGGCTGCGCCAGCGTTCCGCCTGCCGAGCAATTGCAACGCGAAATGGCGGGCGTGAGTAATCAGTCACCGCTGTTCACCAACGGATACCGCGACGGTTGCCAAAGCGGGCTGTCAGCGGGTGGCAATAAAGCCTTCGCTTATGCTAAAGAGTTGAGCAAGGCCAATAATGCGGAATACAAGTTGGGTTGGGATGACGGTTTCCGCGTGTGCCAATCGCGGCAGGTGCAACGTAACAACGAGCGTAACAGCTACGACGGCGTTGGCGCCGGATACCCGTGGTTGCCGCGCACCGGCGTGACTATTGGCGTGCAGTTGTAGGCTATCGCCAGCTTAGGCTTTTTCCACGATAAAAATCACCCCGTCTACGCCGGTAACACGCACCCGTGTGCCGGAAGGCAAGTCGTCTCCGCGCACGCGCCACGCGGTATCACCCACGCGCATGGTGCCGCGCCCGTCGATAATCGCCTCGGTCAAGGTGTATTCCTTGCCGAAGTGACTGTGCAAACGGTTGTTGAGATCGGGCGTGTCGGAATGAATATTTGCCTCACTGAAGCGCGATTTGCGCCAACCAAAGACGCTTACCAGCGACACCAGCGCGAAAATCAGGATTTGCCCACTCAGCGGCAATGCCGGAATTAGCCAGAGGGCGATACCGGCGACGATTGCGCCAAATCCGAACCACATCACCAGCATCGCGGGAATGAAGCTTTCCAGCGCCATGAGCAACACGCCGAAAATCAGCCAATGCCAGAATTCAAGCTGTTGCATGTCCATCAGGTTTTATCCTTCATCGCTTTCCAGAGTTCATTGATGCTGCCGATGGAACCCATCAAACCACTGGTATCCAGCGGCATGAAAATGGTTTTTTGCTGGTTGGAATCGGCAAACTTGCCCAATGCTTCGACGTATTTTTGCGCCACGAAATAGTTGAGGGCTTGCACATCACCTTCCGCGACGGCTTTGGACACCATTTGGGTGGCTTTCGCTTCGGCAAGCGCTTCGCGTTCGCGGGCTTCGGCACGCAGGAATGCGGCGGTTTTCATGCCTTCGGCTTCGAGGATTTGCGCTTGCTTTTTGCCTTCGGATTCGGTGATTTGGGCGCGTTTTTGGCGTTCGGCGGTCATTTGCAAATTCATGGCGCGAACCAATTCGGCGGGCGGCTCGATGTCTTTGATTTCGACGCGCAGCACTTTGACACCCCAAGCGTTGGTGGCTTCGTCCACAATCGCGAGTACCCGTGCGCCGATTTCATCACGCTTGCTTAACAGGTGATCAAGCTCCAAAGCACCGCACACTGAACGCAAGTTGGTCATAATCAGATTGAGGATGGCGGTTTGCAAATTGGTGATTTCATACGAAGCCTTCGCGGGGTCAAACACTTGGTAGAACACCACGCCGTCAATGTTGACGTTGGCGTTGTCGGCGGTAATGACTTGTTGGGGGAGGATGTCGAGTACCTGTTCCATCATGTTCACCTTGCGCCCGACGCGGTAAATCATTGGAATAATCAAGCCCAGACCGGGTTGCAGCGTGGTGACGTAACGCCCAAAGCGCTCGACCGTGTAGTTGTAGCCTTGCGGCACCAT
The DNA window shown above is from Candidatus Thiothrix sulfatifontis and carries:
- a CDS encoding NfeD family protein, whose translation is MDMQQLEFWHWLIFGVLLMALESFIPAMLVMWFGFGAIVAGIALWLIPALPLSGQILIFALVSLVSVFGWRKSRFSEANIHSDTPDLNNRLHSHFGKEYTLTEAIIDGRGTMRVGDTAWRVRGDDLPSGTRVRVTGVDGVIFIVEKA
- a CDS encoding threonylcarbamoyl-AMP synthase yields the protein MLTRDLSVALHAVQSGGVIAYPTEAVFGLGCNPADLAAVQRILTLKQRAADKGLILIASDLSQLEPYLLPLNATLQARILPTWPGAVTWLLPVRPEVSPLIRGNHNTLAVRLSAHPICRALCQQLGHPLISTSANLSDHPPARSAAEVQQQFGAQLDAILDAPLGDQAQPTEIRHGITGEIVRPA
- a CDS encoding DNA topoisomerase I, coding for MSENLVIVESPAKGKTIQKYLGQGFEVLASYGHVRDLIPKEGAVDTDNGYAMRYEIIDRNQKHVDAIARALKKADNLYLATDPDREGEAISWHLYELLNERGALKGKNVQRVVFHEITKRAVQEAIANPRDLAYDLVDAQQARRALDYLVGFNLSPLLWRKIKPSLSAGRVQSPALRLIVEREDEIERFVRQEYWTMTAQNAKNGQAFNARLHTLDNHKLDQFDINNEARATEVRERLLQAANGKLLVSKVDKKQRKRYPAPPFTTSTLQQEAVRKLKFSTQRAMRVAQQLYEGIDLGSGPVGLITYMRTDSVTLANEAIGELRGLIEQRYGQDKLPETPNFYKTKSKNAQEAHEAVRPTSAYRTPEQVKNHLNEEQFKLYELIWKRTVACQMIYATLDTVSADLTAAAGSFFRASGSTIRDAGFLLVYEEGLDDRASEKENPLPPLEEGESVTLNDIAAEQHFTEPPPRYSEASLVKVLEEYGIGRPSTYASIISTLLAREYVELESRRFTPTDIGRIVIRFLTEHFTQYVDYDFTANLENELDEISRGEKAWVPVMDAFWQPFHTLVDEKMESVNRSDVLQSREIGIDPASGRPVSVRLGRFGPMVQIGTKDDEEKLVFAGLRPGMKLDTVTLEEALELFKLPRQLGDTEDGKAISTNVGRFGAYVKYGDQFASLKKEDDPHTITLERALELIAEKKIKDAEKILVDFGNGVQILKGRWGPYINKVIKRVKVQARLPKDREPDSMTLEECEALIAVVAEAKTAKKGAKKAAAAPATETAEQPAADAPAKPAKAKAAPKKAAAAKKPAAKKPTASKKAPSPKKSAS
- a CDS encoding GNAT family N-acetyltransferase → MKIEILPNLDSVAADQWNALVQDNNPFLRHEFLAALEHHGCVGKEFGWLPRHIVVYEHEVLVAAMPLYEKYNTYGEFVFDHAWAQAYEREGMQYYPKLVSTIPYTPASGQRLLVQVGREAELFPYLLSAVAQVAEALQCSSFHCLFSPAEQLEWLAEQGLTVRHDCQFHWRNADYQSFDDFLAALTSKKRKNIKQERRKVVDAGVHLRLLDGNTATAEDWARFAFFYQHTFESKWGIPTLNVGFFREMATALGEQVFLILADNREGECIAGSLMFASATRLYGRHWGCTQDIDSLHFEACYYQGIEYCIRQGLQVFEPGAQGEHKIPRGFIPTLTRSAHWLREATFRQAVARHAEYEKGSVADYMRSASEHLPYREP
- a CDS encoding SPFH/Band 7/PHB domain protein, coding for MTSFAIAILIFIAALIFMGVKMVPQGYNYTVERFGRYVTTLQPGLGLIIPMIYRVGRKVNMMEQVLDILPQQVITADNANVNIDGVVFYQVFDPAKASYEITNLQTAILNLIMTNLRSVCGALELDHLLSKRDEIGARVLAIVDEATNAWGVKVLRVEIKDIEPPAELVRAMNLQMTAERQKRAQITESEGKKQAQILEAEGMKTAAFLRAEAREREALAEAKATQMVSKAVAEGDVQALNYFVAQKYVEALGKFADSNQQKTIFMPLDTSGLMGSIGSINELWKAMKDKT